A window from Deltaproteobacteria bacterium HGW-Deltaproteobacteria-18 encodes these proteins:
- a CDS encoding L-threonine 3-dehydrogenase, whose protein sequence is MKALVKAKPEVGIWMEEIPVPEVGHNDILIKVGKTAICGTDIHIYNWDAWAAKTIPVPMAVGHEFVGRIVEVGSEVRGLKVGDRVSAEGHITCGHCRNCKAGKRHLCRNAIGVGVNRPGCFAEYVCVPAVNAFKIPDTISGDVAAMLDPFGNATHTALSFDLVGEDVLITGAGPIGIMAAGIARFCGARHVVITDVNDYRLDLARKMGVSRAVNVGSESLAETMADLHMSEGFDVGLEMSGNPHAFREMLAQMNHGGHIALLGIMPDDTAIDWGQVVFKGLKLKGIYGREMFETWYKMTAMLQSGLDMTPVITHNFAAEDFQKGFDVMRSGKSGKVILDWNA, encoded by the coding sequence ATGAAAGCACTGGTAAAGGCCAAACCCGAAGTCGGGATCTGGATGGAAGAGATTCCCGTGCCTGAGGTCGGTCATAACGATATTCTGATAAAAGTCGGCAAGACCGCCATCTGCGGCACCGACATCCACATCTACAATTGGGACGCCTGGGCCGCAAAGACCATTCCCGTGCCCATGGCCGTCGGCCACGAATTTGTGGGGCGCATCGTGGAGGTGGGTTCCGAGGTGCGCGGGCTCAAGGTCGGGGACCGGGTCTCCGCAGAAGGGCATATCACCTGCGGCCACTGCCGCAACTGCAAGGCGGGCAAGCGTCATCTCTGCCGCAACGCCATCGGCGTGGGCGTCAACCGTCCGGGATGCTTCGCGGAATATGTCTGCGTTCCGGCCGTCAACGCCTTCAAGATTCCCGACACCATCTCCGGCGACGTGGCCGCGATGCTCGATCCGTTCGGCAACGCCACGCACACCGCCCTGTCCTTTGACCTGGTCGGCGAGGACGTGCTCATCACCGGGGCCGGGCCCATCGGCATCATGGCCGCAGGCATCGCCCGTTTCTGCGGAGCCCGCCACGTGGTCATCACCGATGTCAACGACTATCGCCTGGACCTGGCCCGCAAGATGGGCGTCAGCCGCGCCGTCAACGTCGGCAGCGAATCCCTGGCCGAAACTATGGCCGACCTGCACATGTCCGAAGGCTTCGACGTGGGCCTTGAGATGTCCGGCAACCCGCACGCCTTCAGGGAAATGCTGGCCCAGATGAACCACGGCGGCCACATCGCTCTGCTTGGCATCATGCCCGACGACACGGCCATCGACTGGGGGCAGGTGGTCTTCAAGGGCCTGAAGCTCAAAGGGATATATGGACGCGAAATGTTCGAGACCTGGTACAAGATGACGGCCATGCTGCAGAGCGGCCTGGACATGACCCCGGTCATCACCCACAACTTCGCGGCCGAGGATTTCCAGAAGGGTTTCGATGTCATGCGCTCGGGGAAATCCGGCAAGGTCATTCTCGACTGGAACGCCTGA
- a CDS encoding glycine C-acetyltransferase, producing MKRILEDLRRQTEELREGGLFKAERVITSPQGASITVAGGREVLNFCANNYLGLAGDKRLVAAAHAALDRYGYGLSSVRFICGTQDVHTELEGRLSEFLGTEDTILYSSCFDANGGLFETLLGAEDAVISDALNHASIIDGVRLCKAKRFRYASGDMADLESQLKEAADCRYRLIVTDGVFSMDGHIADLKAICDLADKYDALVMVDDSHAVGFMGENGRGTHEHCGVMGRVDIITGTLGKALGGASGGYTSGRKEIVEWLRQRSRPYLFSNTLAPVIAATSLAVLDLIRDEPELRVKLQENSRFFREAMTEAGFTLAPGEHPIIPVMLGDAVLAQRMAARMLEEGIYVVGFSFPVVPKGKARIRTQMSAAHTRPQLEQAVAAFVKVGKELGVI from the coding sequence ATGAAGCGGATACTGGAAGATCTGAGGCGGCAGACGGAGGAATTGCGGGAAGGCGGGCTTTTCAAGGCCGAGCGGGTCATCACTTCGCCCCAGGGCGCGAGCATAACCGTGGCGGGTGGCCGTGAGGTGCTCAATTTCTGCGCCAACAACTATCTTGGCCTTGCCGGTGACAAACGACTGGTCGCGGCCGCGCACGCCGCCCTGGACCGCTACGGTTACGGCCTGTCATCCGTGCGCTTCATCTGCGGCACCCAGGACGTGCATACGGAGCTCGAAGGGCGTTTGTCCGAATTTCTGGGCACCGAGGACACCATTCTCTACAGCTCCTGCTTTGACGCCAACGGCGGCCTCTTCGAGACACTGCTCGGAGCCGAGGACGCGGTCATCAGCGACGCCCTCAATCATGCCTCCATCATTGACGGGGTGCGGCTCTGCAAGGCGAAACGCTTTCGGTACGCAAGCGGCGATATGGCTGATCTGGAATCGCAGCTCAAAGAAGCGGCGGATTGCCGTTATCGGCTCATCGTCACCGACGGTGTCTTCTCCATGGACGGGCACATTGCCGATTTGAAGGCCATCTGCGATCTGGCCGACAAGTACGATGCCCTGGTCATGGTCGATGACTCCCACGCCGTCGGCTTCATGGGCGAGAACGGGCGGGGCACGCATGAGCACTGCGGGGTCATGGGCCGGGTGGACATCATCACCGGCACCCTGGGCAAGGCTCTGGGCGGGGCCTCCGGCGGCTACACCTCGGGCCGCAAGGAGATTGTCGAGTGGCTGCGGCAGCGTTCCCGGCCATATCTCTTTTCCAATACCCTGGCCCCCGTCATCGCCGCCACGTCACTGGCCGTGCTGGACCTGATCCGCGACGAGCCTGAATTGCGCGTCAAGCTGCAGGAGAACAGCCGGTTCTTCCGGGAGGCCATGACCGAGGCCGGATTCACCCTGGCTCCCGGCGAGCATCCCATCATCCCCGTCATGCTCGGCGATGCCGTACTGGCCCAGCGAATGGCGGCACGGATGCTCGAAGAGGGCATCTATGTGGTGGGATTCAGCTTTCCGGTGGTGCCCAAGGGCAAGGCCAGAATCCGTACCCAGATGAGCGCGGCGCACACGCGGCCGCAGCTTGAACAGGCAGTGGCGGCGTTTGTGAAGGTTGGGAAGGAGCTGGGAGTCATTTAA
- a CDS encoding Lrp/AsnC family transcriptional regulator, translating to MNEREITLDHTDRRIIAALQDNGRESYKNIAQRLGVSDGTVRLRTERLLKSGYLRISASVNPMLFEDGLTATVGVSLEGRANAQIMRAIASLDGVQSVSNVSGRFDLLVEIHVASRNDLRRFLVDDLSALGGIQNTETFLYLETINKWVQQRQEDTA from the coding sequence GTGAACGAAAGAGAAATTACCCTGGACCACACGGACCGCCGGATCATCGCGGCCCTGCAGGACAATGGCCGCGAATCCTACAAGAACATCGCCCAGCGGCTGGGCGTGTCCGACGGCACGGTCCGGCTGCGCACGGAGCGGTTGCTGAAAAGTGGCTATCTGCGCATCTCGGCCTCGGTGAACCCCATGCTTTTCGAGGACGGCCTGACCGCCACCGTGGGAGTCAGCCTTGAGGGGCGGGCCAACGCCCAAATCATGCGCGCCATCGCAAGCCTCGACGGCGTGCAGTCCGTATCCAACGTCTCGGGCCGCTTCGACCTGCTGGTAGAGATCCACGTTGCGTCGCGCAACGACTTGCGCCGTTTTCTGGTCGATGACCTCTCGGCCCTGGGCGGCATCCAGAACACCGAGACCTTCCTCTATCTGGAAACCATCAACAAATGGGTGCAGCAGCGCCAGGAAGACACCGCATGA